One segment of Solanum lycopersicum chromosome 1, SLM_r2.1 DNA contains the following:
- the LOC101265569 gene encoding uncharacterized protein At2g33490 isoform X2, whose protein sequence is MQEMKDCYDRLLSAAAATANGAYEFSESLREMGDCLLEKTALNEDEESGKVLLMLGKLQFQLQRLVDNYRSHIIQTISVPSESLINELRVVEEMKMQCDDKREVYEKMMQKHRDKGRVKGSKGEHISSHQLQVAYEDYDEGANVFVFRMKSLRQGQSRNLLTQASRHHAAQLSFFKKALKSLEEIEPHVKLVTELHHIDYHFRGLEEDDGVNAGNDNENSSEDDSDVGSESLDDGELSFDYGQNDQVYTSTHSMELDKVDVAVSEVASKGASKENLSKIHGGNSFSFFRDVNITKSAPLLSGRKPDPAEGAARMTSSLSNKFQPYVLPTPVEVKIPESVKSHNIDLQTKRTSQTSGVVQKWHSSPLDQFKYEKLMAGDKFPGPITVNTQSVPTESKNNASTGWLPPPLSEGLSSAQRDLSNAKKVKRQAFSGPLTAKPWPKKPIVSSGSPIASSGYPLHFSLPFLHTSTPEPSSTPKLSSRASLMSSPKISELHELPRPPAKITTTRPLRPVTRSGPLVSKVQDFSPTNKAAVSSAASTLPTPPALPRSYSIPSRGQIETSLHVSKPLEDMTSSPPLTPIALVKDRHTSPASQPPS, encoded by the exons ATGCAAGAAATGAAAGATTGCTACGATAGGTTGCTTTCTGCAGCAGCTGCAACTGCAAATGGTGCTTATG AATTTTCTGAATCGTTGCGAGAAATGGGAGATTGTCTTCTTGAGAAAACGGCATTGAATGAGGACGAAGAAAGCG GTAAGGTGTTACTAATGCTAGGTAAACTGCAGTTTCAGCTTCAGAGACTTGTAGATAACTAT CGCTCTCATATTATTCAGACTATCTCTGTCCCCTCAGAATCCCTTATCAATGAACTGCGCGTAGTTGAG GAAATGAAGATGCAATGTGACGACAAGAG AGAAGTGTATGAGAAGATGATGCAAAAACACAGAGATAAAGGCAGGGTTAAAGGAAGTAAAGGAGAACATATTTCTTCTCATCAGCTGCAAGTAGCTTATGAAGACTATGACGAGGGGGCTAATGTTTTTGTATTCCGTATGAAGTCCCTCAGGCAAGGACAATCCCGCAACCTTTTAACTCAGGCATCTAGACACCATGCTGCTCAG TTATCTTTCTTCAAGAAAGCCCTCAAGTCCCTTGAAGAGATTGAGCCACATGTCAAATTGGTGACGGAGCTGCATCATATTGATTACCACTTCCGTGGGCTAGAAGAAGATGATGGAGTTAATGCTGGCAATGACAATGAAAACAGTTCCGAGGATGACTCTGATGTTGGATCTGAATCGCTTGATGATGGTGAACTGAGCTTTGACTATGGACAGAATGACCAGGTTTATACATCAACCCATTCAATGGAG TTGGATAAGGTGGATGTTGCGGTTTCTGAAGTTGCTTCGAAGGGTGCATCAAAG GAAAATCTCAGTAAGATTCATGGTGGGAACAGTTTTTCCTTCTTCAGGGATGTCAACATCACTAAATCAGCACCACTTCTGTCTGGGAGGAAACCAGATCCTGCTGAGGGTGCCGCACGAATGACTTCGTCACTCTCAAACAAGTTTCAACCATATGTTCTACCCACACCAGTGGAGGTGAAGATTCCAGAATCAGTGAAATCGCATAACATAGACCTTCAAACAAAGCGGACTAGCCAGACTAGTGGTGTAGTTCAGAAGTGGCATTCCTCCCCTTTGGATCAGTTCAAATATGAAAAGCTTATGGCAGGTGATAAGTTCCCTGGACCTATCACCGTGAATACACAATCAGTTCCCACAGAGAGCAAAAATAATGCAAGTACTGGTTGGTTGCCCCCTCCACTGTCAGAAGGCCTATCATCTGCACAACGTGATTTGTCCAATGCCAAAAAGGTCAAGAGACAAGCCTTTTCTGGTCCATTGACGGCAAAACCATGGCCAAAAAAGCCAATTGTTTCTTCTGGTAGTCCAATTGCCTCATCTGGATACCCTCTGCATTTTTCTCTGCCTTTCTTGCATACTTCAACGCCTGAACCTTCATCGACCCCTAAATTATCTTCACGTGCTTCTCTCATGTCATCACCTAAAATAAGTGAGCTACACGAACTACCTAGACCACCAGCTAAAATAACCACTACAAGACCCTTACGTCCAGTTACTCGTTCAGGACCTTTGGTCTCAAAAGTTCAGGATTTTTCTCCTACAAACAAAGCAGCAGTATCTTCAGCTGCTTCTACCCTACCTACACCTCCAGCTCTTCCTCGTAGTTACTCTATACCATCTCGGGGTCAGatagaaacatcacttcatGTTTCTAAGCCACTGGAAGATATGACTTCATCACCTCCTTTAACGCCTATAGCCTTGGTGAAGGACCGCCATACTTCCCCTGCTTCACAGCCTCCAAGCTAG
- the LOC101265569 gene encoding uncharacterized protein At2g33490 isoform X1 yields the protein MLILTNFWTRFSSSSLKSPFFFSFIQTKHFESMKTSLKKLRGLATLRHERKERRLRQPSDELAMAAQDMQEMKDCYDRLLSAAAATANGAYEFSESLREMGDCLLEKTALNEDEESGKVLLMLGKLQFQLQRLVDNYRSHIIQTISVPSESLINELRVVEEMKMQCDDKREVYEKMMQKHRDKGRVKGSKGEHISSHQLQVAYEDYDEGANVFVFRMKSLRQGQSRNLLTQASRHHAAQLSFFKKALKSLEEIEPHVKLVTELHHIDYHFRGLEEDDGVNAGNDNENSSEDDSDVGSESLDDGELSFDYGQNDQVYTSTHSMELDKVDVAVSEVASKGASKENLSKIHGGNSFSFFRDVNITKSAPLLSGRKPDPAEGAARMTSSLSNKFQPYVLPTPVEVKIPESVKSHNIDLQTKRTSQTSGVVQKWHSSPLDQFKYEKLMAGDKFPGPITVNTQSVPTESKNNASTGWLPPPLSEGLSSAQRDLSNAKKVKRQAFSGPLTAKPWPKKPIVSSGSPIASSGYPLHFSLPFLHTSTPEPSSTPKLSSRASLMSSPKISELHELPRPPAKITTTRPLRPVTRSGPLVSKVQDFSPTNKAAVSSAASTLPTPPALPRSYSIPSRGQIETSLHVSKPLEDMTSSPPLTPIALVKDRHTSPASQPPS from the exons ATGTTGATTTTGACCAATTTTTGGACACGCTTCTCTTCTTCCTCTCTAaaatctcctttttttttttccttcattcAAACAAAACACTTTGAATCTATGAAGACATCTTTGAAGAAATTGCGAGGATTAGCTACTCTTAGACATGAAAGGAAAGAACGAAGGCTTCGCCAACCTTCCGATGAGCTTGCTATGGCTGCTCAG GATATGCAAGAAATGAAAGATTGCTACGATAGGTTGCTTTCTGCAGCAGCTGCAACTGCAAATGGTGCTTATG AATTTTCTGAATCGTTGCGAGAAATGGGAGATTGTCTTCTTGAGAAAACGGCATTGAATGAGGACGAAGAAAGCG GTAAGGTGTTACTAATGCTAGGTAAACTGCAGTTTCAGCTTCAGAGACTTGTAGATAACTAT CGCTCTCATATTATTCAGACTATCTCTGTCCCCTCAGAATCCCTTATCAATGAACTGCGCGTAGTTGAG GAAATGAAGATGCAATGTGACGACAAGAG AGAAGTGTATGAGAAGATGATGCAAAAACACAGAGATAAAGGCAGGGTTAAAGGAAGTAAAGGAGAACATATTTCTTCTCATCAGCTGCAAGTAGCTTATGAAGACTATGACGAGGGGGCTAATGTTTTTGTATTCCGTATGAAGTCCCTCAGGCAAGGACAATCCCGCAACCTTTTAACTCAGGCATCTAGACACCATGCTGCTCAG TTATCTTTCTTCAAGAAAGCCCTCAAGTCCCTTGAAGAGATTGAGCCACATGTCAAATTGGTGACGGAGCTGCATCATATTGATTACCACTTCCGTGGGCTAGAAGAAGATGATGGAGTTAATGCTGGCAATGACAATGAAAACAGTTCCGAGGATGACTCTGATGTTGGATCTGAATCGCTTGATGATGGTGAACTGAGCTTTGACTATGGACAGAATGACCAGGTTTATACATCAACCCATTCAATGGAG TTGGATAAGGTGGATGTTGCGGTTTCTGAAGTTGCTTCGAAGGGTGCATCAAAG GAAAATCTCAGTAAGATTCATGGTGGGAACAGTTTTTCCTTCTTCAGGGATGTCAACATCACTAAATCAGCACCACTTCTGTCTGGGAGGAAACCAGATCCTGCTGAGGGTGCCGCACGAATGACTTCGTCACTCTCAAACAAGTTTCAACCATATGTTCTACCCACACCAGTGGAGGTGAAGATTCCAGAATCAGTGAAATCGCATAACATAGACCTTCAAACAAAGCGGACTAGCCAGACTAGTGGTGTAGTTCAGAAGTGGCATTCCTCCCCTTTGGATCAGTTCAAATATGAAAAGCTTATGGCAGGTGATAAGTTCCCTGGACCTATCACCGTGAATACACAATCAGTTCCCACAGAGAGCAAAAATAATGCAAGTACTGGTTGGTTGCCCCCTCCACTGTCAGAAGGCCTATCATCTGCACAACGTGATTTGTCCAATGCCAAAAAGGTCAAGAGACAAGCCTTTTCTGGTCCATTGACGGCAAAACCATGGCCAAAAAAGCCAATTGTTTCTTCTGGTAGTCCAATTGCCTCATCTGGATACCCTCTGCATTTTTCTCTGCCTTTCTTGCATACTTCAACGCCTGAACCTTCATCGACCCCTAAATTATCTTCACGTGCTTCTCTCATGTCATCACCTAAAATAAGTGAGCTACACGAACTACCTAGACCACCAGCTAAAATAACCACTACAAGACCCTTACGTCCAGTTACTCGTTCAGGACCTTTGGTCTCAAAAGTTCAGGATTTTTCTCCTACAAACAAAGCAGCAGTATCTTCAGCTGCTTCTACCCTACCTACACCTCCAGCTCTTCCTCGTAGTTACTCTATACCATCTCGGGGTCAGatagaaacatcacttcatGTTTCTAAGCCACTGGAAGATATGACTTCATCACCTCCTTTAACGCCTATAGCCTTGGTGAAGGACCGCCATACTTCCCCTGCTTCACAGCCTCCAAGCTAG